In Bacillus sp. Cs-700, one genomic interval encodes:
- a CDS encoding YrhA family protein has product MLNLLAEIEKIKNQDGKSIMSSANDENIKEIKKWISSNASKNPMINDYEAFLKKINGLEFNGLVIYNANQYDKNNGFIEANEIWQENEWEGNYLFFGDSNISWYCLDIDKHTFLELDKPSGDIVEEYSSFEEMLTEALKSVL; this is encoded by the coding sequence TTGTTAAACTTACTGGCTGAAATTGAAAAAATTAAAAATCAAGATGGAAAGTCAATAATGTCATCGGCTAACGATGAAAATATCAAAGAAATAAAAAAATGGATTTCAAGCAATGCAAGTAAAAATCCAATGATAAATGATTATGAGGCTTTTTTGAAAAAAATAAACGGTTTAGAGTTTAATGGTTTGGTTATCTATAATGCCAATCAGTACGACAAAAATAATGGTTTTATTGAAGCGAATGAAATCTGGCAAGAAAATGAATGGGAAGGTAATTATTTGTTTTTTGGTGATTCAAATATTTCGTGGTATTGTTTGGACATAGATAAACATACATTTTTGGAGCTTGATAAACCAAGTGGAGATATAGTAGAAGAATATAGTAGTTTTGAAGAAATGCTAACCGAAGCTTTGAAAAGTGTTTTATAA
- a CDS encoding HNH endonuclease signature motif containing protein encodes MSCGISIEMCSNANGYQVHHKLPLDDGGNNDFSNLILIENDLHHKVLTNSQKNSTKGLKVGD; translated from the coding sequence ATGAGTTGCGGAATTAGTATAGAAATGTGCAGTAATGCTAATGGGTACCAAGTTCATCATAAACTACCTTTAGACGATGGAGGAAATAATGATTTTAGCAATTTAATACTAATTGAAAACGACCTACATCATAAAGTTCTTACAAATTCACAAAAAAATTCAACAAAAGGTTTGAAAGTAGGAGATTAA